CAAGCTGTCAGTCTGGAgcaactgccccctccccttgtCCCAGGAGAGGGGTCCCCAGCAGGGATAGCAGCTTGGGACTCAAAGTAAATTCCTGCCTTGCCCCAAGGGATTGTTCATATGTATACAGTACAGCCACAAATAGAAACCATCAGTTTACCATGATGCAAGGGCTACATTCCCATCCTCCATCCCCTGGTGGAGCTCTGTGCAGCTACCCTGCACTCTGGGAACCCCGCTCTGAACATACCAGCAGTGACAGCATCTGCACCATGGTGATCTGGGCATTGCACAGGTATGCCAGGAAATAGATGAAGGAGGAGACGCCCAGCCAGTAACCGAAGCACGTGCCAATTGCTGTGCCCATCAGTGTGCCTTCCCTCTGCAGAGAGAGCAAGAAGGTGAAGAGGATGGCAGAGAAGACACCACACACAGAACAGTTACCAACCAACCACTACCCACCCTCAGCAGATTTCCCCTTGCCTTTGGTAGATGTTTACCTAATGCCTGGCTAGCAGCATCCAGGGGGGATGGACCAGTGAATCAGTGCTAATTGTATAGTGCAGGAGTCCTGCAGAAGTGATCTCAAGTTGGTAATTCTGTCACGCATGAGTGTGTCTGACATCACCATAAAAAAGCCCCCATATCCAACATCTAACGTTTTACCAGTACATTTAACTGAAAAGCTGCATAACAGCAATTGAGACTTCAGACCTTACTAATAAATACATGTATCGTATCAACATAAAACATACATAACTCAGTTTACAGTTTGGTGTATAAAAGCTAAGTAGCAAGGCACATCCAAAGCACACATATGCTTAGTCAAAAAGCCCACTGGCAGCACAAGTAAGATCCTGTTTTTACAACATTAATAATCTCTACAAATGTCAAATTAGGGCAACGCTCACTGGTATTCTCCAGCTATGTTTATTGGGCTGCTCCATAAACCAAATTTAACTGGCTGATCAGTTAATGGCAATGGTTTTCCACCAGCCCCAACTTATCCTGACAGCCCCCACACGCATCCCAGCAGCCCTGACCATACATCCCACTCCTAGCAGTGCCCAACACCTCAGCCCCACTGGTCACAGCCCCCACTCATCTCAATATCCTGGCCCCCCCAACTCCACCAGTCCCAATCCCACGAAATCCCCACTCACAACTCACCCCGAGACCTTTCTGGGCACTCACTGGGCACAGCACTCCGCTCCTCTCCCAGGCTAGGGCGGCTCCTCTTGCTCCTAACCATCCTGTCCTGGATTTCAGGTGCCGGAGCACCTCTCTGGACTGCTTAAGCAGCACTACACCCCTGCACTGGTCCATCCACTGCAGTAGGCTCTTTCCGAGCTTCCCAGACAGCAGAGCATTGGATTCTTCTGACCCTGCCAGCCCCAGAACAATAGGCCCTACCACACACCAAGGTCCCCTTCACCAACGCATTTCTAAGTCACTCTCAAAACAGAAGCACCCTGTGTAACCAACAGCAGCTCAAAGCCTGGTGCAAACCCTGGCTTAAAACTGAAATGTTCCCTTACAATGATGGTGTCTGAGGTCTTCATCCCATGCAACAGGATGGCCACCAATGTGAAGACCAGCATGAGGGGGCCGTAGAGCTCACCTGCAATCTTCTACAAGGGGAGACAGAGAAGGGAGGGGTTTAGTTAGTGCTGCAGGAAGCCAGACCACCTCCAGGCTATATGGGAAGTGCCCTAGTCCTAGCTCATACTCTGGTCACTTACTGACCTGAGCAATTACAGCAAAGGCTGATGATAGGAACCAAAAAGAACCAAATCATACGAGTAAGGGTTAAGGAGGAAGCTTAACTGAGATACTGACTGAGGAGTCAGATCAGGAGCTAGGGTCCTACTGCATGGGAGTAGGGGGATGTGGTTTAATGGGAATTAACCAGGAAATCTGGTTGAGGGACCATACAAGAACTTCTGTCCCACACAATCCATACGCAATCACCCTTACACATGCGTGGCAAAGTGCTTTAACAAATTTATCCATAGAGCCCtattttggagggggtggggaggtggggggagaagggaggcaaAACACAAGGCCACAAAAGGAGTCTGTGTCAGAGCCCAGAGTTCCCTGCTCTCAGGCCATAGTCAGCTCCAGTACAATTAGTGAGAGAGCGAACAAAAGCTGTCTGTAGCACTGTGTCAGCAGCACTTTGCTGACAGGCTTATTACTTAGCAAACTGACAGCTTTGGAGAGCACTGGACTTGGGGGTGGAAGTGAGTAGGTGCTGTACGATTGTGCCAGCTCTGAGAGAGGCATAAAGGGCAGCACTGCCTTAAGAGGGCCGGACTTATGGTCTCCTTGCTGTCGGTCACAACTGCTGAAACCCCCTCAGGCAAAGGTGTGCAGAGTACTGATAGGCATTTCTAACACACTCATCTCCCAAACATCTGATTAAGCGCTCCAATGCCTCTGAAGCCCATTCACTCAGGATACAGAGCCTGGTTCATCACAAGGGAACTCACCTGGGGAAAATTAATCATCTTCATGGGGATCATGGACTCCAGCAATCTGCACCGCACAAAAGCGCAGGAGGATGTCAAGAGCAAGGaagacaattaaaaaattaacaagAAACCTGAGAAGTGAGAGATGCTGTATTCCATTCCCTGATCTCCTGAGCCAGTGTAACCCCGTGACCTGGGGCCATATTGGAACCAGTGCTCTAGTGATGTAAGGCTCCATCTCTCTTTCCCTCTGACCCCCAACGGAGCCAGTCAATCCCAATAGCAACCGGGGACCTGACTGGAAACAGAGCCCTAGAAGGAAAGGATCTGTATTGCAATCCTAGCCCTCTGTGCACAAGGAGATTTCTGAAAAAACTTTTGCCTGGTGTCCTGAGGGCAGGGTGGCACCATAGGAAAGTGTAGAGAGGCTATCATAGAGGAGACAGCCAAAGCTTTGCACCTGTGGAAACAAACGTTGTGTGGGACAGATGGAGGTTTAGTAGACCTCTGCGCTTTCCCCACACAGGATGAGAGATTAGCAACAATGAAAGGCTAAAGGAGCTGCTGGGCTCAGCTCCACAAACCCTATGTCTTGAACACAGAATGGCACCAACAGGCTTCAAATGAAACAACATCCAACTCAGTTAGGGGATGTATTGATGTAACTCTTTAGGGATAAACAGGGATAAGTACTTTGAGTAATCTGGAGCACTTTCCCCCCAAAAGCTTTCTCCATAAAAAGCCCATAAGCAGAAGTGGACTAATTAGGAGCAATCCAGGCCTTCATTATACAAGAAATAGCATGGAAGATGCTCCTCATTTTATGGCATGGCTCTTCTGCCCTATTCAGGTGGCACCTCTACTATGTGTCCCTGGTCCATTATCATGGGGCAGCCCTTCTAAAGCACCTGATGTATGGGCCACAGCAATGCATACAGTTGCTCAAAAACAGATGAGAAGCCTGCATGACCTGAATCATTTGCCCCTCTGCCCAGTTTGCTCACCTGTTCCGAACTTGGATGGGCTCCACATCAAAGTAGGGTCTGAGAATATCTATGTTGGCATAGAGACTGAAGGCCTTCGAGGCTTGTCTCTTACCTGCCTGCCACATCTGCGGAGAGAAATGGGCAACTGTAGCAGACTGAACACTCCTTCTGcaatgctgctctgagcagattCCCCTAGAACCAAAGCACCAGGTGGCTAAATCTTCAGAGAGATCAGCATCCCACCCAAAGCCTGGGAGGAAGCAGGACAAAGGACATCAGGGCCACAATGGGACTCAGGTTGGAGCACTGGGAAACCCTCAAGGAGATGGGGAATAGAGGCCAGGAGAGAACAGGGTCAATTGGGAAAGGGCTACCTGGCCCTGAGATGGGATCTGGCGCCCACCACAGTCAGAGCCAGTGCATGAAGGTAACATAGCCAGGGCCCCATCCTTGCAGCACTCTGCTCACCTGGTCAGCTACTTGTCGGCCCAGCTGTCCCTTAAAACCTTTCATACCCAGAAACTCTCCATCCTCCTCGTCTGCCGCAGCAGCTTCGGCATCcacgtcctcctcctcctcctccttcatgcGTTGGTGCATCTCGCCCATGTCCTCGAAGCTGGAGCCAGACGTGTCGTCCATGTTCTCCATGTCGATCACGGCGGAGCCTCCCCCCTGCGCCCAGGGCAGACGGACAGTGAGCCAGGCTCAGCAGAGCCGAGGCTCGGGCCAGGGGAGACCCCGTCCCAGCGCTACGGTCCCGCAGCCAGAGCaggtgccgccgccgccgcccgaggGGCAGCGCAAGGGGGGGCCCCCGCAGGGCTGACCGCTTCGGGGCTGCACAGGCCGGCCAGGCCGCCTCCCCCCGCCACTAGCCCTGGGCGCCCCACAGCGGCTCCCCCAGGCCGGCCCCCGCGGCCCGTACCTGCAGCGTGTCCTCGAAGCCGCCCCACTCCGCGCCGGCCCCGCtcctcccgccgccgccgccgccgcctgcccCCGCTGGCCCCGACATCATCCCCCTTGGCTAGGGGGACAGGAGCCCCCGGCCGCTCCGCGCCGCGCCGCAGGGGCTCGGGGAAGCCGCGTCTCAACCACGGAGGACCCGGAGGTGACGGACACGGACGTCAGCCGCTCTGGCCGAGGACGTGGAAGCTCCTTTACTCTCGCGACTTTTCGTAATAGCGGCCTGGCCGCGACGCCATTTTGGTTGTGGCAGAAAAAGCGAGCGTGAAGAAGGGCACCCCTGGGAGAAGGGTCGGCGCTGTGCCCTACTATCCGGACAGCGCGCACCCAGCCCAGCTGCTAACGCCGACAACTACGCGGGAGTAGCAGTGGCTGTTTCCTATGACAGCGCCACGCCCAATATGGTGAAGACCAAGCCGGTGCCCTACGCCAGCGCCGTCAAAGGGGAAGAAAAGGCAGGGGCCGTATCACGTGATGGAGAGGCGGGGCCGTGCTCAGGCGCCTGCGCAGTGGCGAGCACCCTTGTCGCCGCGTCGCGTGCCCGGGGAGGCGAGCGGGGCATGGCGGCGCGCGGCGGCGTGGAGGAGATGCGGAGCCGTGTGGTACTTGGGGAGTTCGGGGTCCGCAACGTGAGTGACTTGCGGGGGGGGGACGTCACTCCCGGGCGTGGggcaaggggcggggcctagcGCGCAGGCGgcggttggggggtgggggcgggcacGAGGGGTCCTGGGTCCGGTAGCGGCCCCGCCCAGCACCGAGCTCTCTGCTTCGCTTCAGGTGCACACCACGGACTTCCCCGGCAACTACCCCGGGTACGACGACGCTTGGGACCAGGCCGAGTTCGAGAAGGTGAGAAGCCGCTGGGGCCCCGAGTGGGTGAAGGGAGCGGGGGGGCGAGGCCCTGAGagcagagcgggggagggggagggggattggggtCTCCCGTGGCTGGTCTCTGCAGCCCTGTGGCAGGTGGCCCCGGGCCTGGCTAAGGGACAGGCCCTAGGCTGCCCGGTCACCTGGCGGCAGCTAGCACAGCCCAGCCGCacctcacccccccctccccttccgggaACTGGGGACCCCCAGTGACTCTGCTCCCTTGCGTCTGCCCTGCAGAATTTCCGGGTGGACGTGATCCGCATGGACGAGAGCACGCTGGAGTTCGACATGGTGGGGATCGATGCAGCCATCGCCAATGCCTTCCGGCGTATCCTGCTCGCTGAGGTACCCAGCAGGGGCTTCTGGACCTTCACGCCAGGGCTGTCTGACCCAGCTGCTGGTCCCATGAAATCCTGTCATAGCTATTTCTCACTGCTAGTCCTGGCTAAAGTTGAGCTACTTTGGGGTGGACAAAAATTTATCCCAATCTTCTCGTTCTTTGCCCAGAACCTGCATTGTGTTGACTGGTAAAGAAGCCTCAAGGGAGGCCGGCTGGGGCTCTAGCTCCTAGGAGTGTCGGGAAGTGAGACCCAACTTTTGGGAAAGGCGAGATTATGACTGAGGGGTGTAGAGAAGACAGAAGCCCCAAACTCAGTGGGGTGGAGAATAGGCTTGAAGTGCAGTGAGAATATTCCATGGACTGCCGAGCTCACAATGCATAGTCTCTGCCCCTGAGAGAGGCAAATAGTCCTTCGGTAAGCTAGGAGATCTTAGAGGGCATATAAGAGACCATCAACAAAAGCTGTTGCATTTCTGGGATAAATGTAGTCCAGCTGCTAGTAGCTGTTAAACAGTGTGTCCCCCCCCCGATCCTATGCTCAGATCTGTCCCCCCAGCATAGGGCCAAGTTCTACAACTGCTCATATGGGGTAATGCaaatcctattaaaatcaatggtaaCACTCAAGTGAGGAGCAGAGAGAAGATACAGGATCCTCGTCTAGTCCCTCCTTTGGTAATGGTGTCCGTGAAGAGCAAGAGTTAATCAAACcccaaagagggtgggggtggagtaagAGAACTTCTGGCTGGGTGTTAGGGAATGGTGCTTAGCAAATAGTGCATGGCTGGGGTACTGCCTGCCTGATTTGCTCTGTCTCCTTCTCCCTCAGGTGCCGACGATGGCTGTAGAGAAGGTCTTTGTGTACAACAACACGTCCATTGTGCAGGATGAGATCCTGGCCCATCGCTTGGGCCTCGTTCCCATCCGAGCTGACCCACGCCTCTTTGAATATAAGAATCAAGGTGAGAGTCTGTGCAGGGGATCCTATGATAAATGGAAATATTGGAGGCTGCTCTGAAGTGAAACCAGTGCCAGATGGATTGAGTAAATCTGCTGttccaggagggagtgggaaTCTCGTCAATGGGGAGATGGCCCAGGCAGGACTTATTCTGCTTTCCCTATCCC
The genomic region above belongs to Caretta caretta isolate rCarCar2 chromosome 3, rCarCar1.hap1, whole genome shotgun sequence and contains:
- the YIPF3 gene encoding protein YIPF3, coding for MMSGPAGAGGGGGGGRSGAGAEWGGFEDTLQGGGSAVIDMENMDDTSGSSFEDMGEMHQRMKEEEEEDVDAEAAAADEEDGEFLGMKGFKGQLGRQVADQMWQAGKRQASKAFSLYANIDILRPYFDVEPIQVRNRLLESMIPMKMINFPQKIAGELYGPLMLVFTLVAILLHGMKTSDTIIREGTLMGTAIGTCFGYWLGVSSFIYFLAYLCNAQITMVQMLSLLGYGLFGHCITLFVTYNIHFHSLFYIFWLVIGGLSTLRMVAVLVSRTVGHTQRLILCGILAALHMLFLLYLHFAYHKVVEGILDTLEGPNVPPFQRVARDIPVVSSVVLNTTAKAIALTL